The following nucleotide sequence is from Roseivirga sp. BDSF3-8.
CGTCTGGCAAGAAATCAGGGAAGGGTCACAAAACCCAAAAATGCTCGTCAGCCGCCCGTCTGCAAGCATAGCCCACAAGCTAGGCGGTAAAATTCCTCCTTAGCTACCGCGGAGTTGCACTCCGCGAGGCGTCGTCTGGCTCTTTGCCCGGAGGTAGCTCCTATCCCCACTAGCCTAACAGGCGCATAGTCCACAAGCTAAGCACCAAGCTCCCCTCCTGAGTCCAGGAGAGGTCCGACTTTCGCTGGGCCGACTTTCGGAGGTCCTTGCAGAATGTATCTCCATGCAGTCAGATACGGCAACTTCTAATTCTGTCCCCGCCGGTATGTCGGTCCAACCCTGGCCTAACAGGCGCACAGCCCAAGCTAAGCACCAAAATTCCCCTCCTGAGTCCAGGAGGGGGGAAATAAAAACGCGAAGGCGTGTTTTATTTCGGGATGGTCCGACTTTCGGTGGCCCGCATACGGGAGGTCCGGCATTCCGGAGCTCCGGCTATCGCTGGGCCCGCCATCGGATGTCCGACAACCCAGCTTCCAAAACCCTGCAGAATGTAGCAATAGAGCCCCCCTCCAGTCCCCGTCGTATGACGGGGCCCCCATCGGTGAGGGACCCTGTTGGGAATTGCTAAAACTTAACCTATCATCTCTACACTAAAACCGTGGAATTGTCCCATCGGGACCCCGCCTTTGTAGCTCCATCGGGGTTTTGTAGCCAATGGAACCAAAGAAAACCCCGAGTGCCGTAGGCACGCAGCCCACCAGCCTGTTCCGGTGAGGTTTGTCGCCAGGGTATTTTCAAGCCTTCAGCCCATAACCCAAAGCCCACGCCGGCCCTATCCGTAAAGAGCGGCTCTGCAGTTGGCCAATAGGTGAGAAACCTCCTTCTGATCCAGGTTATTAGGTAGCCGTGAATCCTCGAAGCCCTTTTTTATATCATGCAGTTCTTTTTCTGCCATGTCCATAAGCGTGTCATATTCATAGCGGCCTGACTTTATATCCAGTAAAAAGTCCCTGTCAGGCCTCTTTACCCTCAAAACACCCTCCCTGGCTATCTCCCCGGCCATTTTTAAAAGCCGGAACGTATGCATCATATTTTTCGCATCGTAGTTCTTACCATGCGTCAGCGTATTTTTATACCGGGCCTCATTTCGTTTCTTCACCCATTCCCAGTAAGCCTTATACTCCCTGCAGTGTGCAGAAAAGGCAGGCTGGTTAAAAAACATATGGGCCGCAGGCTTTTCCCCTTTTTCTATCATGCTCAATGCCACATCCGTAGCCTCTTCATTTCTGATTATCCCCTTATAGGCACCCTCCCTGTTTATGTAAAGCGCATACATATTTATCATATGATCCATAGCTGCCAGCCCGGCCTGTTGCTGGCTTAGGTCATGATCACTGAGCCACTCTGGTAGCGGTATTGCATGGCCCCCGGAGATAATGTAGCAAAATTCCGTCACAGGCTTTCGTTTGCTGTCTACCGGGTTCAGCACCTTCTTATTCAGCCCCCGCGCCTTCCTTATTTGCGACATGGCATAGCCGGCAAAGGTGTTCTCGCACTGTTTTGACAGAAAATTCTCCACATGAAAATCATCCATACGCTCATCACGATAAAGCACACACCCCTCCGGAGTCGCTAATAACTCCAGCGCCGTAGGGTTACTTTTCAGCAATAACTCCGTGAAGCGGCCTATCTCATAATACACTACATCGTTAGACTCATTCGCCACCTGGGGTATATACTCCAGGCCATAGAACCCCTCCCGGGGCATATAAAATACCCCCCGGATGTCCGTATCCGACTGCGGCCTGTCTAATCCATAAGCACGGCTGCCGCTGATGCATTCCATCAGCAGCAGTCCCCGCTCCTTTATCTCATCTATCGTCATCGTCCTCGTATCATATGCTCAAGTACCCTGTTCAGCGGTTCTGTTGGTCCTGCTTGGGCAGGTATGTTGTTTGCCTCCCTTTCACACTCCCTGTACATCGAGGCTATTACATGGTGCAGCTTACTGTCGATCACAGTAGAAAATGCTTCCTTCTCAGAAGCCTTCACCAACATAAGCCACTCAAGCTCAGCCTGTGCATGATCATCCTCCAGCAGGTAAAGAAGCTTACCCATTTCCATAGGAGGAATGGATTGATGCCGCATAATGTACCGTGCCGCCAAAGTACACCGGGCATAATAAAAAAATGATTTGAGATTTACAGAATGTGAAGGGTGGCAAGACCCTGCAAAACGGCGACACAGCCCCAGGTAGTGATTTATGCCTGCACGGGGATTAAAATACCCTGGAGCCAGCTCCCAAAGCAGTTCCCTAAAATCCCCTTTCTGCTTATAGATCACAGGAGATTGCAGCTTCTCAAAACCGACCCATTAGATTTGCGAAGCAACTGCAGGGATTTTCGCAGCTCCCAACCCACCAGGTCCAGATCGCCACACAGTAGGTTCAGGGAGTCTTTAGGCGAATCCAGTTTCAGGTAGTCCTCACAGGGCAGCACATAGAAAAACCGTACGTCATAGTCGCTGTCAGCAGAGGGAAAGCCCCAGCCTCTTGAACCCGTCTCACAGGCATACAGTATGCTTACACCCGCCTGTTCTTCTATTTCATTGAGCTTATTCAGGATCAGTGAGTTCATATCAGATCTTTATTTAAAAAGAGAAAAAGCAGGCAACAAGCCCGGAGAGCCTTTACACTGCGTGCTATAATTACACCATGGCACCAGGCCAGCGGGACTTACACCCGCACTACAGTCGGGACTGAAGTATCTCTCCGGTACGGCACTGCTTTTTCTCTGATCATTAAAATATAGCGGGCTACGGCTACGGCATGTATATATGGCTTCCCTATGAAGTAACACGCCGCTACGGCACCGCTAGTAACCTACCAGCCGGGCTACATGCGGTAAGGGTAATAGCGATTTAAAGTCGAAGTATCCCTTACCTACGGCACCGGCCGGATTTTATTAAAGCGTCACACCCTCAATCATATCAAGCGTTTCGCCACCATTTTCTAAATGGTCCAGCACCTCAAACACCTTATCAGACCACCCGGCTATCAGGTATACATCCTTCTGTGGCAGACGTACCGGTGATTGTCCATAGCCAGCCAGGTCAAACACATACAGCTTCGCAGCCGGGTTCATACGCTTATAATGAATCCATGCCCGGTTAAGGCTACCCTTATTACCCGTACTGTCCCACAGTTGGCAGTCAGTAAACACCATCACCTTATCCACCACATGCCGGTTTTTCGTCAGGTCAGTTAGTGCCAGGTGGCCGTTAGTCGCATAGCCCACTGTATTAGCTATCCGCGTCATTTCAACCGTATTACCCAGTATAGGCTCCGCAGGTAATGTCACCGCTTTATAGTTCGTACCGAATACCCCCGAGACCACATACTGGCACTTAGCCTTAAGCATCATGCTCATCATAAGGCCCACGTCATACAGCATCACCTTCGACCGGCGCGACACCGGCATATACATACTGCCGGACACGTCCGAAGCAATGGCCACCCGCGTATCTGGCCCGAAGCC
It contains:
- a CDS encoding DNA polymerase beta superfamily protein; this encodes MTIDEIKERGLLLMECISGSRAYGLDRPQSDTDIRGVFYMPREGFYGLEYIPQVANESNDVVYYEIGRFTELLLKSNPTALELLATPEGCVLYRDERMDDFHVENFLSKQCENTFAGYAMSQIRKARGLNKKVLNPVDSKRKPVTEFCYIISGGHAIPLPEWLSDHDLSQQQAGLAAMDHMINMYALYINREGAYKGIIRNEEATDVALSMIEKGEKPAAHMFFNQPAFSAHCREYKAYWEWVKKRNEARYKNTLTHGKNYDAKNMMHTFRLLKMAGEIAREGVLRVKRPDRDFLLDIKSGRYEYDTLMDMAEKELHDIKKGFEDSRLPNNLDQKEVSHLLANCRAALYG